The DNA segment GTCCACCGGTATCCACGGCCGGGGAACGGCAGAGGTCAAGACCAACGACGTGACGAACCGGGTGAAGGCCGGGGAGGCGGGGTTCGTCATCGAGTTCGGACGCCCCGGCGTCGGGGCCCGGTTCCGCGAGATCCAGGCGATGACGCGGGCGCTGGCGGAGCTGGGCGTGGAGTTCGAGAAGCAGAACCCGGTGACGTCCCTGATGACCGATCCCGCCCGCGGGCTGATCCGCGAGGACATCCTGAACGAGAAGGTGCTCTCGGCGATCGTGGAGATCAAGGTGGGACTGGAGCAGGTCCCGATGATCCTCGAGACCGTCCGGCGCGTCTCGCGGGAGCTCGAGACGGTGGTCGCGGTCGGGGTCTCGACGCGCTGCGACGCCGACGGGAACGAGCCGCTCGCCGGGATCCTCCAGCGCGAGGGCTACCCGGCGTACCGCGGCAAGACCAACCTCGGCCTGGGCCGGGTGACCCGGCAGGTGACTCTATGACCAACACGCTCCATCGCTACAGCGACCATTACGCCGTCGAGCGGCGCACGGACGCCCGTTCGGTGGACAACGACTACATCGTGTTCGCCATGTCCACCCGGAACCTCAACGACGACGACCTGGTGGAGAAGTACCGGACGTTCGCGCGGCTCGCCCTCCGCCATAACCCGGTCAACGTGGGCGACTCGACGAAAGGGGGCATCTACCGGCCCCAGCGGCACCTGAACCCGCTCGCCCACTGGCGGCGGGACCAGCGCCCGGATCCCGACGGCGTGATTCAG comes from the Candidatus Rokuibacteriota bacterium genome and includes:
- a CDS encoding 4Fe-4S binding protein, giving the protein MQISQYRCVACGNCISVCPMGAIYIDPAINRAVVNQDECVECFACYRGMSKEHLFPPMVRAIRRVAKAFRFRFDPEPDICPTDAITPQELAWPRIVRRAFSDPQVPHESTGIHGRGTAEVKTNDVTNRVKAGEAGFVIEFGRPGVGARFREIQAMTRALAELGVEFEKQNPVTSLMTDPARGLIREDILNEKVLSAIVEIKVGLEQVPMILETVRRVSRELETVVAVGVSTRCDADGNEPLAGILQREGYPAYRGKTNLGLGRVTRQVTL